In the Aquimarina spinulae genome, TTTAATGTTTTACTATTCTCAAGTTCTAAAATGTGTACGTCATTAGCATCTGTATCATAAATGGCTAAAGAGGCTATTCCTGTTTTATGAGCAGAAATCTCTCCGGGATTTACAACCCATGTCTCATTTTCTTTTTGAAGTGACGATATATGAGTATGCCCAAAAAAAACTGCATCATACAATTGGGAAGCAGCCATAGGAATAGCAAGGTCGTCGTAATGAGAAATAAAAATTTTGCGATTATTTATTTCTAAAAAATCATATGTGTTTAGGCTCACACTAAGGTTACCTCCTTGATTATGCGCTACTTTAGTAATCTCTACTTTTTCGCCATCATTATTTCCCCAAATCATGAACACAGGAATCGTAGAGCACGATAATACCTTTGCAATGCCAGCATTTATTAAATCTCCTAGGCAAAGTATTTGTTTGCAATTCTGCCTTTCGATTTCCTCTAATGCAAGAATAAGATTATGGAAATTT is a window encoding:
- a CDS encoding metallophosphoesterase family protein gives rise to the protein MKIAIISDIHENFHNLILALEEIERQNCKQILCLGDLINAGIAKVLSCSTIPVFMIWGNNDGEKVEITKVAHNQGGNLSVSLNTYDFLEINNRKIFISHYDDLAIPMAASQLYDAVFFGHTHISSLQKENETWVVNPGEISAHKTGIASLAIYDTDANDVHILELENSKTLKTGLVTDFFKKNKEVLKLRSEKAFNMGKMT